A genomic region of Columba livia isolate bColLiv1 breed racing homer chromosome 12, bColLiv1.pat.W.v2, whole genome shotgun sequence contains the following coding sequences:
- the CYSLTR1 gene encoding cysteinyl leukotriene receptor 1, producing the protein MTPFDNLSCHHSIDDFRNRVYSTLYSMISIMGFVGNGVVLYILIKTYRQKTAFQVYLLNLAVSDFLCVCTLPLRVVYYVHKGNWFFSDFLCRVSSYALYVNLYCSIFFMTAMSFFRCIAIVFPVQNINLVTQRKAKFVCVGIWIFVTLTSAPFLRNGTYQHGNKTKCFEPPEDSQKTNLVVILDFIALFIGFVFPFIVITICYTMIVRTLLKNSLKKNQANRKKAVWMIVIVTATFLVSFTPYHILRTVHLHVLRLRNTSCEDAIYLQKSVVVTLPLAAANCCFDPLLYFFSGGNFRKRLTTFRKASSSSLTLAFRKKFSIKEKDGEPFGESHREDGRAAVVPS; encoded by the coding sequence ATGACGCCGTTCGATAACCTGTCGTGCCATCACTCCATCGACGACTTCCGAAACCGCGTCTACTCCACGCTCTACTCCATGATCAGCATTATGGGCTTCGTCGGCAACGGCGTTGTGCTGTACATCCTCATCAAAACCTACCGGCAGAAGACGGCCTTCCAGGTGTACTTGCTGAACCTGGCCGTGTCCGACTTCCTCTGCGTCTGCACCCTGCCCCTGCGTGTCGTCTACTACGTGCACAAAGGCAACTGGTTCTTCAGCGATTTCCTGTGCAGGGTCAGTTCGTACGCCCTGTACGTCAACCTGTATTGCAGCATCTTTTTCATGACGGCAATGAGCTTCTTCCGTTGCATCGCCATCGTTTTTCCCGTCCAGAACATCAACCTGGTAACGCAGAGGAAAGCTAAATTTGTCTGTGTCGGCATCTGGATCTTTGTCACCCTGACAAGCGCTCCCTTCCTGCGAAACGGGACATACCAACATGgcaacaagaccaagtgcttCGAACCCCCGGAAGACTCTCAGAAGACAAATCTAGTGGTGATCCTCGATTTTATTGCCCTGTTTATTGGCTTCGTTTTTCCCTTTATTGTCATAACGATCTGCTACACCATGATCGTAAGGACCTTACTGAAAAATTCCTTGAAGAAGAACCAGGCCAACCGCAAGAaggcggtctggatgatcgtcATCGTGACGGCCACCTTCCTGGTGAGCTTCACCCCGTACCACATCCTGCGGACGGTCCACCTCCACGTGCTGCGGCTGAGGAACACCAGCTGCGAGGACGCCATATACCTCCAGAAATCGGTGGTGGTGACGCTCCCCTTGGCAGCTGCCAACTGCTGCTTCGACCcgcttctctatttcttctcggGAGGCAACTTTCGGAAGAGACTCACCACGTTTAGGAAGGCTTCTTCCTCCAGCTTAACGCTAGCCTTCAGGAAAAAGTTCTCCATTAAGGAGAAAGATGGGGAACCCTTTGGAGAAAGCCACAGGGAGGATGGAAGAGCGGCTGTTGTCCCTTCATAG